In Planctomycetota bacterium, one DNA window encodes the following:
- a CDS encoding CopG family transcriptional regulator, translated as MKRRSRRNVPPLTLDAARGMLRRKPEVITFKADPALVEAMKNIPNRSEFIRTAVLAAMGNLCPLCQGTGMLTPKQQVHWQAFAETHAVQQCKECHELHVVCQRSPVKRKSHGRRRK; from the coding sequence GTGAAACGCCGAAGCAGGCGGAACGTCCCGCCTCTGACTCTGGACGCTGCGCGGGGAATGCTGCGCAGAAAGCCCGAGGTCATCACCTTCAAGGCCGACCCGGCCCTTGTGGAAGCGATGAAGAACATCCCGAACCGCTCGGAGTTCATCCGGACCGCCGTCCTGGCCGCCATGGGCAACCTCTGCCCCCTGTGTCAGGGCACGGGCATGCTCACGCCGAAGCAGCAGGTGCACTGGCAGGCCTTCGCCGAAACCCACGCCGTTCAGCAGTGCAAGGAGTGTCACGAACTGCACGTGGTCTGCCAGCGGTCGCCCGTCAAACGGAAATCGCACGGCAGGCGGAGGAAATAG